A genome region from Clostridium pasteurianum includes the following:
- a CDS encoding PhzF family phenazine biosynthesis protein — MKLKVYTVNAFAKSPNGGNPAGVVMNADTLSENDMKKISKIIGFSETAFVMKSNCADFKVRFFTPNSEVDLCGHATIGTYHTLLSEGYIKPGNYSQETKAGILNISINKDTLIMMNQTIPNFYHIIPKEEIADSLNLTLNEIEETLPVQIVSTGLKDILVPIKNMKILDSMKPNFKKIEQISRKYNVIGYHAFTLETLYGSNAHCRNFAPLYDIPEESATGTSSGALGCYLYKYGKISLNQCQNIIFEQGYSMKKPSEIIALLNIKNNKIVEVKVGGKALNLASRDLEI; from the coding sequence ATGAAATTAAAAGTTTATACCGTAAATGCTTTTGCAAAATCCCCTAACGGCGGCAACCCTGCCGGAGTAGTTATGAATGCTGATACTTTATCTGAAAACGACATGAAAAAAATATCTAAAATTATTGGCTTCAGTGAAACTGCTTTTGTAATGAAATCAAATTGTGCAGATTTTAAAGTAAGATTTTTCACTCCAAATAGTGAGGTTGATCTTTGTGGACATGCTACTATTGGAACTTACCACACTCTATTAAGTGAAGGCTATATAAAACCCGGCAATTATTCTCAAGAAACTAAAGCAGGAATACTGAATATTAGTATAAATAAGGATACTTTAATAATGATGAATCAAACAATTCCCAACTTTTATCATATTATTCCAAAAGAAGAAATAGCAGACTCCTTAAACTTAACTCTAAATGAAATAGAAGAGACTCTGCCTGTTCAAATAGTTTCAACAGGTCTAAAGGATATATTGGTTCCAATAAAAAATATGAAAATACTAGATTCCATGAAACCAAATTTCAAAAAAATTGAGCAGATAAGCCGCAAATATAACGTAATTGGTTATCACGCTTTTACTCTTGAAACTCTCTATGGATCAAATGCTCATTGTAGAAACTTCGCTCCATTATATGACATACCAGAAGAATCGGCTACTGGCACTTCCAGTGGAGCTCTTGGATGTTACCTATATAAATACGGAAAAATAAGTTTAAACCAATGCCAAAATATTATTTTTGAGCAAGGTTATTCTATGAAGAAGCCATCGGAAATAATTGCTTTGTTAAATATTAAAAATAATAAAATTGTTGAAGTAAAAGTTGGCGGTAAGGCATTAAACTTGGCTTCAAGAGATCTTGAGATATAA
- a CDS encoding methyl-accepting chemotaxis protein produces MNIFKNLKIGVKLSISFIIMILIAGVIGIVGLVQINTINTNDTLMYENNVEPLNKLVTITYDFGSIRARLRDVLMSSKQEDIKQYEDNINSYSDEFDAKLDEFSKTLSTDEGKRDADKLKSSKKEYMEGLKQAFELAERGNNQEAINLASSKLTAKQNDVQVALNNISNLKKEHAKINSESNDETASYGKKMIIVFIFIGAALGIILGIVISRSISVPIKKLIKDANAISEGDLNINISLDSKDEIGILAQAFKRMSEKLNDVLNSINASSNQVAIGSKQISDSSIALSQGAAEQASSVEELTSSIEEVSSQTNLNADNAKRADELSSNVKENAENGNEQMKQMLVSMEEINTSSENISKIIKVIDDIAFQTNILALNAAVEAARAGQHGKGFAVVAEEVRNLAARSANAAKETTEMIENSIKKVEQGTKIANETATALDDIVGGIGKVSDIIKQISTASTEQASALEQINQGVIQVSQVVQENSATSEESATASEELAGQAKLLQEQVSKFKLKKINEYSGPYNNEINPEVLSMLKSMSKNKEALRKDTAFKNVEKIDLSDNEFGKY; encoded by the coding sequence ATGAATATCTTTAAGAACTTAAAAATAGGTGTTAAACTTTCGATAAGTTTTATAATTATGATTTTAATTGCTGGGGTAATAGGAATTGTTGGATTAGTACAAATAAACACAATAAACACAAATGATACTCTGATGTATGAAAATAATGTTGAGCCACTAAATAAGCTTGTTACGATAACATATGATTTTGGTTCTATTAGAGCTAGATTGAGGGATGTGCTTATGTCAAGCAAGCAAGAGGATATAAAACAGTATGAAGATAATATAAATAGCTATAGTGATGAATTTGATGCAAAACTTGACGAATTTTCAAAAACGTTATCAACAGATGAGGGGAAAAGAGATGCAGATAAACTTAAAAGCAGTAAAAAAGAGTATATGGAAGGGCTAAAGCAGGCATTTGAGCTGGCAGAAAGGGGAAACAATCAAGAGGCAATTAATCTTGCAAGTTCAAAGCTTACAGCTAAGCAAAATGATGTTCAAGTGGCATTAAACAATATATCAAATTTAAAAAAGGAACATGCTAAAATCAATTCCGAAAGTAATGATGAAACTGCAAGTTATGGCAAAAAAATGATTATTGTATTTATTTTTATAGGTGCAGCATTGGGGATAATACTAGGAATAGTTATTTCACGCTCTATAAGTGTTCCTATAAAGAAACTTATAAAAGATGCAAATGCAATATCAGAAGGGGATCTCAATATAAATATAAGTTTAGATTCTAAAGATGAAATTGGAATTTTGGCACAGGCGTTTAAAAGGATGTCTGAGAAGCTTAATGATGTTCTTAATAGTATTAATGCTTCATCAAATCAAGTGGCAATAGGCTCTAAACAGATATCGGATTCAAGTATAGCACTTTCACAGGGGGCGGCAGAGCAGGCGAGCTCGGTAGAAGAACTAACCTCGTCAATTGAAGAAGTGTCATCTCAAACTAATCTTAATGCAGATAATGCTAAGAGGGCTGATGAGTTATCTTCTAATGTCAAGGAAAATGCGGAGAATGGAAACGAGCAAATGAAGCAAATGCTTGTAAGTATGGAAGAAATAAATACGTCTTCAGAAAACATATCCAAAATAATAAAGGTTATAGATGATATTGCTTTTCAAACTAATATTCTTGCCCTTAATGCAGCAGTAGAGGCAGCAAGAGCTGGTCAGCATGGTAAAGGTTTTGCGGTAGTTGCAGAAGAAGTAAGAAATTTAGCTGCAAGATCTGCAAATGCAGCTAAGGAGACAACAGAGATGATAGAAAATTCTATTAAAAAGGTAGAACAGGGTACTAAAATTGCAAATGAAACTGCAACTGCATTGGATGATATTGTAGGGGGAATTGGAAAAGTATCAGATATTATTAAACAAATATCTACAGCATCAACAGAGCAAGCTTCAGCCCTTGAACAAATAAATCAAGGAGTAATTCAGGTATCACAAGTTGTTCAGGAAAATTCAGCTACATCGGAAGAAAGTGCAACAGCAAGTGAGGAACTTGCAGGACAGGCAAAACTTCTACAGGAACAGGTTTCAAAATTTAAGTTAAAGAAAATAAATGAATATTCAGGGCCGTATAATAATGAAATCAATCCAGAAGTTTTAAGTATGCTAAAATCAATGAGTAAAAATAAAGAAGCTTTAAGGAAAGATACAGCGTTTAAGAATGTAGAGAAAATAGATTTAAGTGATAATGAATTTGGAAAATACTAA
- a CDS encoding chemotaxis protein CheW encodes MAEEELIEEDTQKDKFLTFTIENEFYGIEIKHVIEIIVIQDISKIPELPEYIKGIINLRGKIIPVMDVRLRFKKKEKKYNDRTCIIIIELEDVFVGLIVDGVSEVVNIPDSEIVSPPEISRYNNEYIRAIGKTNSGIKLILDCNKLLKYDDVKNLQDI; translated from the coding sequence GAGGAGTTAATAGAAGAAGATACACAAAAAGATAAATTTCTAACCTTCACAATAGAAAATGAGTTTTATGGTATAGAAATAAAACATGTTATAGAAATAATTGTAATACAGGATATAAGTAAAATACCGGAGCTGCCGGAGTATATAAAGGGGATAATAAACCTAAGGGGAAAGATTATACCTGTAATGGATGTAAGGCTGAGATTTAAGAAAAAGGAGAAAAAATATAATGATAGGACATGCATTATAATTATCGAATTAGAAGATGTTTTTGTAGGTCTTATTGTAGATGGTGTATCTGAGGTAGTAAATATACCAGATTCTGAAATAGTAAGTCCTCCTGAAATAAGTAGGTATAATAACGAGTACATAAGGGCTATAGGAAAAACAAATAGTGGTATAAAACTTATATTAGATTGTAATAAATTACTTAAATATGATGATGTAAAAAATTTGCAAGATATATAA
- the plsY gene encoding glycerol-3-phosphate 1-O-acyltransferase PlsY — MIILLTIIVSFLFGSIPTGYLITKKLCGIDIRTKGSGNIGSTNVKRIVGTKLAILTQAGDVIKGIIPMILGIYLSKTIKLPVTTEVYLSIIPIACVLGHDYTPFLGFNGGKGVNTTLGAYFLIAPLPVLLGVLIHFILLLFTKIVAIRSIVLGISIPLTCAIMKLPLPIIISASLASILLIYRHKDNIKNEITLIK; from the coding sequence ATGATTATTTTATTAACAATTATAGTTTCTTTTCTGTTTGGTTCTATTCCAACAGGATACTTAATTACAAAGAAATTGTGTGGAATCGATATAAGAACTAAGGGCAGTGGAAATATAGGCTCAACAAACGTAAAAAGAATTGTTGGGACTAAACTTGCAATTCTTACTCAGGCAGGAGACGTTATAAAGGGAATAATACCGATGATTTTAGGAATTTATTTATCAAAAACTATAAAGCTACCTGTAACAACTGAAGTTTATCTTTCCATTATCCCAATAGCCTGTGTTTTGGGCCATGATTATACACCCTTTCTTGGCTTTAATGGTGGTAAAGGAGTAAATACAACACTCGGTGCCTACTTTTTAATTGCACCGCTTCCAGTTTTACTTGGAGTGCTAATTCATTTTATACTGCTCTTATTTACGAAAATTGTAGCTATAAGATCAATTGTACTAGGTATATCCATACCGTTAACATGCGCCATAATGAAGCTTCCCCTTCCAATAATAATTTCTGCTTCACTTGCCAGTATACTATTGATATATAGGCATAAAGATAACATAAAAAACGAAATAACATTGATAAAGTAA
- a CDS encoding aspartate/glutamate racemase family protein has product MKKTIGILAGMGPRSTAPFIDLVVDECQKQYGAKNDNDFPKMMIYSLPTPFYVDRPINHKAMKETIIEGLQKLEKAGVDFIAMPCNFAHIYFEELQKSINIPLLNIVEETVKKLPKSSRKITLFATNSTYEFGIYQNGIKKYGHEFAFKNKWQVTLNNLIKNIKINKDDEKNVETLKALINEVKEEDIENIIIGCTDINPVLKKLSPEINIIDSSKCLAEAVIKKYLK; this is encoded by the coding sequence GTGAAAAAGACAATTGGAATACTCGCAGGAATGGGACCCAGATCTACAGCTCCTTTTATAGACCTTGTTGTGGATGAATGTCAGAAACAGTATGGAGCAAAAAATGATAATGATTTTCCTAAAATGATGATATATTCACTCCCAACACCTTTTTATGTTGATAGGCCAATAAATCATAAAGCAATGAAGGAAACTATAATAGAAGGACTTCAAAAGCTTGAAAAAGCGGGCGTAGATTTTATAGCAATGCCCTGCAATTTTGCGCATATTTATTTTGAAGAACTGCAAAAATCAATTAATATACCACTCTTAAACATTGTAGAAGAAACAGTAAAAAAGCTTCCTAAAAGCAGTAGAAAAATAACCCTGTTCGCAACAAATTCTACATATGAATTTGGAATTTATCAAAATGGAATAAAAAAATATGGACATGAATTTGCGTTTAAAAACAAATGGCAGGTCACATTAAATAACTTAATCAAAAATATAAAAATAAACAAGGACGATGAAAAAAACGTTGAGACTTTAAAGGCTCTAATTAATGAAGTAAAAGAAGAAGATATTGAAAATATTATAATAGGCTGTACAGACATAAATCCTGTTTTAAAAAAGCTTTCGCCAGAAATTAATATTATAGATTCTTCAAAATGCCTGGCAGAGGCTGTTATAAAAAAGTATTTAAAATAA
- a CDS encoding CheR family methyltransferase, translated as MIHMTEDEFKKLSSFINQNFGIFIKEEKKEILGNKLEKVLYEEKCNNFTEYYNKVISDKSGSKLSRFINVVTTNHTFFMRESDHFYYFKNEVLPYLKKKVTNRDLRIWCAACSSGEEAYTIAMILDEFFSDEKANWDTKVLATDLSTKVLNIAKKGIYNEDNVKDLPCIWKMNYLKKIQDKNYEVKDKIKNEVIYRRLNLMNRKFPFKKKFHVIFCRNAMIYFNNETRTKLINKFYDLTEPGGYLFIGHSETINRDESRYRYVKPAVYRKE; from the coding sequence ATGATTCATATGACAGAAGATGAATTTAAAAAGCTGTCTAGTTTTATAAATCAGAATTTTGGTATATTTATAAAGGAAGAAAAGAAGGAAATATTAGGTAATAAGCTTGAAAAGGTTTTATACGAAGAAAAGTGTAATAACTTTACAGAATATTACAACAAAGTTATTAGTGATAAAAGTGGAAGTAAATTATCTAGATTTATTAATGTCGTTACTACTAATCATACATTTTTTATGAGAGAATCTGATCACTTTTATTATTTTAAAAATGAGGTACTTCCGTACTTAAAGAAAAAGGTAACAAACAGGGATTTGCGTATTTGGTGTGCTGCGTGCTCTTCTGGGGAGGAAGCATATACTATTGCTATGATATTAGATGAATTTTTTTCTGATGAAAAAGCAAATTGGGATACAAAAGTGCTAGCAACAGACTTATCAACAAAGGTTCTTAATATTGCAAAGAAAGGAATTTATAACGAGGATAATGTGAAAGATTTGCCATGTATCTGGAAAATGAATTATCTTAAAAAAATTCAAGATAAGAATTATGAAGTTAAGGATAAGATTAAAAATGAAGTTATATATAGAAGGCTAAATCTTATGAATAGAAAATTTCCCTTTAAAAAGAAATTTCATGTGATATTTTGCAGAAATGCAATGATTTATTTTAATAATGAAACTAGGACTAAGTTAATAAATAAATTTTATGATTTAACGGAGCCAGGAGGATATCTTTTTATAGGGCATTCAGAAACAATTAACAGGGATGAAAGTAGATATAGATATGTTAAGCCAGCTGTATATAGAAAAGAGTAG
- a CDS encoding nitroreductase family protein codes for MNEILQNILTRRSVRKFKEDQIKDEELELILKAAAYAPSGMNKQTWKFTAVQNKEKIELLAKVVRKAIGKGESYNFYKPATLILVSNDKENSNGLADSACALENIFLMAHSLGIGSCWINQLKTICDEKEVREVLTSLDIPQNHIVWGMASIGYPAEEPKEHERKAGVIKIIK; via the coding sequence ATGAATGAGATTTTACAGAATATTTTAACAAGAAGAAGTGTTAGAAAATTTAAGGAAGATCAGATAAAAGATGAGGAATTAGAATTAATTTTAAAAGCAGCAGCATATGCTCCAAGTGGTATGAATAAACAGACATGGAAGTTCACAGCTGTTCAAAACAAAGAGAAAATAGAACTCCTTGCAAAGGTAGTTAGAAAAGCTATAGGAAAAGGTGAAAGCTATAATTTTTATAAGCCAGCAACTTTAATTCTAGTATCTAATGATAAGGAAAATTCAAATGGACTTGCTGATTCTGCATGTGCATTAGAAAATATATTCTTAATGGCACATTCTTTAGGCATAGGGTCATGCTGGATCAATCAACTTAAAACTATATGTGACGAGAAAGAAGTAAGAGAGGTATTAACAAGCCTTGATATACCTCAAAATCATATTGTCTGGGGAATGGCATCAATCGGATATCCAGCAGAGGAACCAAAGGAACATGAAAGAAAGGCTGGAGTTATTAAGATTATAAAATAA
- a CDS encoding dTDP-4-dehydrorhamnose 3,5-epimerase family protein yields MLKVTKLNLEEVLVLEYDIKEDNRSIFHRTFSKKQLEEAGVKSNFVEEILYNIPKKDTVYGIHFQNHPKAQEKLLYCTKGRELDFAIDLRHTSKTFKKWVCVELNPESGKQIYIPAGFGHAFLSLEDDTQLAMRIDTYFDPALSKSIKYNDPELNINFSVSNPILSDKDKNAPNLKDCNCNL; encoded by the coding sequence ATGTTAAAAGTAACTAAATTAAATTTAGAAGAAGTACTTGTATTGGAATACGACATTAAAGAAGATAATAGATCAATTTTTCATAGAACTTTTTCAAAAAAGCAATTAGAAGAAGCAGGGGTTAAAAGCAACTTTGTTGAAGAAATCTTATATAATATACCAAAAAAAGACACTGTATATGGAATTCATTTTCAAAATCACCCTAAAGCTCAAGAAAAATTGCTATATTGTACAAAAGGACGTGAGTTAGACTTTGCAATTGATTTGCGCCACACCTCAAAAACATTTAAAAAGTGGGTTTGTGTAGAGCTTAATCCTGAAAGTGGGAAACAAATATATATACCAGCAGGTTTTGGTCATGCTTTTTTATCTTTAGAAGATGATACTCAACTAGCTATGAGAATTGATACCTATTTCGACCCAGCTTTATCAAAATCCATAAAATATAATGATCCAGAACTTAATATTAATTTCAGCGTTTCAAATCCTATCCTTTCAGATAAAGATAAAAATGCCCCAAATTTAAAGGATTGTAATTGTAATTTGTAA